A part of bacterium genomic DNA contains:
- a CDS encoding class I SAM-dependent methyltransferase translates to MPTPDSTASAEPPGAPVERPTDAIFARIARRYDLINRLLAVGRDQAWRRSVIERLPPGRLLDLGAGTGAAVPLFGSREVVALDPVSQMLDLNPTAARVVGKGEHLPFRDGSFDAVFSAFVFRNLDSVETTLEEIARVLRPGGSAGVVGLTRPKGKVAASLHRAGSAVVVPMAGALVNAVDEYRYLHRSLDKLPPPEKLFADAPLRVDRMWRMGPLGFVYGAILTK, encoded by the coding sequence GTGCCTACGCCGGATTCGACCGCATCGGCTGAGCCTCCGGGCGCGCCGGTGGAGCGGCCGACGGATGCGATCTTCGCCAGGATCGCCCGCCGCTACGACCTGATCAACCGGCTGCTGGCGGTCGGGCGCGACCAGGCCTGGCGCCGCTCGGTGATCGAGCGCCTGCCTCCGGGAAGGCTGCTGGATCTCGGCGCCGGCACCGGGGCGGCCGTGCCCCTGTTCGGCAGCCGGGAGGTGGTGGCGCTCGATCCCGTCTCGCAGATGCTGGACCTCAACCCCACCGCGGCTCGGGTGGTGGGCAAAGGGGAGCACCTGCCGTTCCGCGACGGCTCCTTCGACGCAGTGTTCTCGGCGTTCGTCTTCCGGAACCTGGACTCGGTTGAGACCACGCTGGAAGAGATCGCGCGGGTGCTCCGTCCGGGCGGATCGGCGGGGGTGGTGGGGCTCACCCGGCCCAAAGGAAAGGTGGCAGCCTCCCTCCATCGGGCCGGCTCGGCCGTCGTGGTCCCGATGGCGGGTGCCCTGGTCAACGCCGTCGACGAGTACCGGTACCTCCACCGGTCGCTCGACAAGCTCCCCCCACCCGAGAAGTTGTTCGCCGACGCGCCCCTCCGTGTCGACCGGATGTGGCGGATGGGCCCCCTCGGCTTCGTCTACGGCGCCATCCTCACCAAGTAG